The DNA region CACAATCGTACACCGCCTCTCCTTTCTAAAATACCCCCTTTACAATCCCAGGCAGGACACTTATAATCAAAAGTTGTAGAATAAAGATATAAAACAGCGCAATCGTAATTATATCGCGAAAAATCCCGCTTTTCGCCAAATACTTCCTATATTTTACCCATTTTGAGTTTCTATAGTCATATCTAATACATCCAAAGGAGCGATATTCATCGTGAAATTAATTGGCAAGCACGTAACCATTGATATGTATGGTTGCAACTTTGATAAGCTAAACAACATGGATTTCATTAGAGACACCATATATAGTGCCGTTACCGAGGCTAATATGACCGTAATCAATTTTACTTCTCATAGGTTCGAGCCGCAGGGTCTGTCAATGATGGTCCTGCTCGCCAGAGGCCACATGAGTGTTCATAGCTATCCTGAGCTAGGCTATGCCGCGATTGATATTATGACCTGCGAAGAACAAAGTAGCCCCAACAACGCAATTGCCGTATTAAGAGAACGGCTTAAGCCGGAAAAAACCAGAACTACCCATATAAAGCGGGGCGATTTTGGTTCAGAACGCGACATGAAACCCAAAGTAAAAGTTAGCATCACCCCGTTGCGCCGCGTACGTGAC from Propionispora hippei DSM 15287 includes:
- the speD gene encoding adenosylmethionine decarboxylase, producing MKLIGKHVTIDMYGCNFDKLNNMDFIRDTIYSAVTEANMTVINFTSHRFEPQGLSMMVLLARGHMSVHSYPELGYAAIDIMTCEEQSSPNNAIAVLRERLKPEKTRTTHIKRGDFGSERDMKPKVKVSITPLRRVRDTGAKVLRLLSRPK